The genomic DNA AATGGTGCGGCGCGCATGGCACCGAGCGCGTTCTGGTCAGCGACGACGTCGAGTACTACCGCCTGTGCCGCGAGGTGTTCGTCAAGCACCCGGAGATGCCGCAACTGTTCAACACGAAGATGGAGTATGGCTGTCCATACGACTGCGGCCTGTGTCCCGACCACATGCAGCACTCCTGCCTGTCGGTGGTCGAGATTACCGACAACTGCAACCTGAACTGCCCCGTGTGCTATGCGGAGAGCGGCACGCACCGCGAGCGCCACAAGCCGTTCGAGGAGGTGCTGCGCATGCTCGACGCCGTCGTCGCCAACGAGGGCGAGGCCGACGTGATGCAACTGTCCGGCGGCGAGCCCACCCTGCATCCGCAATTCTGGGACATCCTCGACGCCGCCAAGGCGCGTCCCATCAAGCACGTGATGGTCAATACCAACGGCATCGTGCTGGCGCAGGACAAGGCCTTCGTACAGCGCCTCGCCAGCTACGCGCCCGGCATCGAGGTCTACCTGCAGTTCGATTCGCTGCGCGCCGAGGTGCACCGCGAACTGCGCGGCGCCGACCTGTCGCGCATCCGCCGCCAGGCGCTGGACAACCTGAACGAAGCCGGCCTGTCGACAACGCTGGTGGTCACGCTCAAGAAGGGCCTGAACGACGACGAGATCGGCACCATCATCGACTTCGCGCTGACGCAGCCGTGCGTGCGCGGCGTGACCCTGCAGCCGATCCAGGATGCCGGCCGGGTACAGGACTACGACCCGCGCCTGCACCGGCTGACGGTCTCCGAGATCCGTCGCAAGATCGCCGAGCAGAGCGACCTGTTCACCTTGCAGGACGTGGTGCCGGTGCCCTGCAATCCGGACACGCTGGCGATGGCCTACGCCATCAAGACACCCGAGCGCACGGTGCCGCTGACGCGCTGGCTCGATCCGCAGACCCTGGTCGAAGGCAGCGGCAACACCATCGTGTTCGAACGCGACGAGGCGCTGCGCGGCGCCGTCAAGGACCAGGTGTTCAAGCTGTTCTCGACCAACCATTCGCCCGAGTCGCAGGCCAACTGCCTGTCCGAACTGATGTGCTGCCTGCCGTTGGTGAGCGCGCCGGACACGCTGCGCTACGATAATGTGTTCCGCGTGCTGATCGTGCAGTTCATGGACGCGTATTCGCTCGACGTGCGGGCGCTGAAGAAGTCCTGCATCCACTTCGCCCAGCCGGACGGCAAGATGGTGCCGTTCGAAAGCTACAACCTGCTGTACCGCGACGGGCGCAAGCTCGACACGATCCGCACCAGCATCGCCGCACAATTCGCCCAACGCGCCATTCCAACCACCAGGGCGGCCATCCCGATCCACGCGCTGCCGCAGGACTGACATGCAATTCTCCGAAGACCGCCTCGACTCGTTTGCCGGCCGCGCCGGCGCCACCCGCACGATCCACATCTGGGAGCCGGCGCAGCCGCCGCGCGCCGTGCTGCTGGCGCTGCACGGCGGCATGGCCCACGCCGGCGACTGGGTAACGCCCGCGCTGTACCTGCGCGAGCACGGCTATGCCACGGCCGCCTACGACCTGTGCGGCCATGCCCAGGGGCCGCGTGCCGACATTCCCGACTTCGACATCTTCCTGGAGGAGTCGGCGCTGTTCCTCGACTGGATCCGCAGCGCCTGGCCGGGACTGCCGGTCTTCGTCATCGGCCATTCGATGGGCGGCCTGATCGCGACGAAGCTGGGGCTGCGGCTGCCGCCTGGCGCCGTCGCCGGCTTCGTGCTGTCGTCGCCGTATTACGTGAATGCGATCCCGGTGCCCGCGCCGCTGCGCGCGGCCGGGGTCATGCTGGAACGGCTGGCGCCGACGATGAAGGTGCCGCTGGCATCGCTGACCGACGTACTGACCCACGACGCCGCCATCACCGCGCGCCACCACCGCGACGAGGCCAGCGGCGTGCGTGCCAGCGAGATCTCGGTGCGCTTCGGCCAGGCGCTGCAGCGCGCCCAGCGCGGCCTGACGCTGGCCGGCTGGGCGCATCCCTTGTACGTGGTGCTGGCCGGCCAGGACCGGCTGGCCGACACGGCCGAAAGCGGGCGCCTGCTGAGCGAGGTGCCGCCGCACCTGCTGACCTGCCGGGTCGAGCCGGACAACTATCACGAGAACTTCAACGAGATCGATCGCGACGCCATCTTTGCCGACATCGTGGCCTGGCTGGACACACGCCTGGCGGGCTGACCCGGCCCTTGACCGGCCCTTGACCTGGGCCGGCGCCGCGCATCGTAACCGTCGGTTAATCAGAGCACATTGCGCGCGTGCCTTCTTCGCTACCATCGGCGCATCCCAACGACCGCCAACGAAGGAGCTCAGCATGGACTCGATCAATCGCAACCAGCCGGAAGACAACCACCGCAACCTGTCCGGCGAGAAGGCCATCCGCCAGATCAAGGACATCGTCGATGCCGCCAAGAGCTGCTTCTTCGTGACCGCGCACGGCGTGCGGCCGATGTCGGTGCAGAAGGTGGACGACGGCGGCAACCTGTGGTTCCTCAGCGCCAACGACAGCCATAAGGACGAGGACATCGCCACCAATCCGGTGGTGCGCCTGTACTTCCAGGGCTCGCCGCATTCGCATTTCCTGTACCTGGACGGCCTGGCCTCGCTGTCGCGCGATCCCGCCAAGATCCACGAGCTGTGGAGCCCGGAACTGAAGACGTGGTTCACGGAAGGGGAGAGCGACCCGCGCATTGACGTCATCAAGGTGGCGCCGACGGCCGGCTACTACTGGGACACCAAGCACGGCAACTTGGTCTCGGGCATGAAGATCCTGGTGGGTGCCGCCATCGGCGTCACGCTGGACGATTCGGTGGAGGGCACGATCCAGCCGTGACGGGGTTGGCGGCTACTGTCGCCGCACCGTGGCCTGGAACGTCGGCAACTGCCAGGTCCAGTGGGGGAAGCCCCGGCCGCACTGGCCGGATATCCAGCTGGACGTGACGACGAAGTCGCGCCCGTCCCATGCGCGCACGGTGCCCGTGCCGCACTGCTCCGAGGCCGACACGCTGTACAGCATGCGATCGCGCAGCTCCGTCACGTCGTCGGCGACGAGCTTGGGCGCATAGGGCGGCGTGGCGTTGACGATCCAGTAGGCCCGCACGGTGACGCGCGAGCGGGTGTCGCATACGGCCTCCGCCAGCAGCTTGCCAGCGCCGAGCGGACCGACCTGCAGTTGCTGATGAGGGCCGCGCGCCAGTCCTTCGCAATTCGCGACCAGCGGGTCCTGGCGCAGCGCCGCGGCCAGCGCCGCCATCTGTGGCACGGGCGGGAAAGCCAGCAGCGGCAGCGGCCGGGCCAGCACGACCGGCGCCGGTGGCGCGGGTGTTACCGTCGACTCTGGCCGGTCGCCCTTGCGGCTGGCCGCGCCTGGTGTCCCCAGGCGGTCCTGCACCTCGTCCATCTTCAGCAGCATGGCGGCGGCCCCCGCGTCGGAGACCGTCCACCTGCGCTGGCCATGGGTGAGCATCAGCTTGCCGTCCTTGCCGGGCAGCGCCCGCAGCAATGCGTCGGCCTGCGCGGAGGACAGCACCGCGGTGGCGGGTTCGCCTGCCAGCGTGACGGTGCCGGCGTCCTGGCCGCCGATCGTGAGCCGGCCCGGCCCGGTCAGCCCTGTATCCGGTTCATTGATGAACAGCTCGGCCCGCACCGGCTGGTCGGGGCCGGCCTTGCGAGTCAGGAACAGGGCGACGGCTGCGCTGGCGCTGTCCGGCGCGTTGTAGCCGAGTGCGCGGCACGTGCGCGTGTTATCGCACATCAGCTGCCAGTGGCGGTGCTCGAAGTTGAGGCGATAGGGCGCGGCGGCTGCGGTGGCAGCGGCCGCGCCCAAGGCGGCCAGTATCATCGCGGGTCGGCGCCACAAGGTCATTTGGCCTTGCGCACCACGGTGACGAGCGTCGGCAGGTTCCACGGCCCGCCCGGCGCGACCAGGCGGCACATGCCCGACGTTTCGGCCAGGGTCTGGACGAAGCGGCGGCCGTCCCAGGTCCATTGTTCGCGGCTGCCGCAGTCGCCCAGGCCACGGCCCTTCTGCGCCGCGGTAATCGTGCCGTTGGCGTAGCCGGAGGCCTGGTCCGTGACCAGCACCGGCGCGTAGGGCGGCTGCGCGTTGATGACCCAGTAGGCGAAGCCGGCATTGTAGGCACCGGTCCAGCACTGGGTCGACACCAGCAGCTTGCCCGGTGCCAGTTTCTCGACTTCCAGTTCCGCTTTGGCGCCGGCCGCCAGGCCCTCGCACTCGCCATCGTCGAAGCCCTTGCGCAGTTCGGCCAGCAGCGGCTTGACGGCGTCGCGCGGCAGGCTGGCCTTGCCTTTCTGGACCGGCGCGGCGACGACGACCGGGGCGGGCAGGGCGGGCAGCACGCTGTCCTCGGCCTTCGTGCCCTTGCGCACCAGGGCGCCCGGCGTGCCGACCCGGCCCTGGAACTCGTCCATCTTCAGCAGCACGGCGGTGGCGCCGGCGCCGGACAGCGTCCAGCTGCCGCCCCGGTTGCTCCAGCGCGGCGTACCGGTCTTCGTCAGCGCCTCGATCAGCGCTTCGGTCTGCTGGGCCGACAGCGTGGCCGTCATCGTGCGCGGGTCGATGCGCACGGTGCCGAGCGGGCGCGCGT from Pseudoduganella armeniaca includes the following:
- a CDS encoding radical SAM protein, giving the protein MSRKSRPYLFYDTTTSVCSTCLHPVEAKILFKDDKVYMDKWCGAHGTERVLVSDDVEYYRLCREVFVKHPEMPQLFNTKMEYGCPYDCGLCPDHMQHSCLSVVEITDNCNLNCPVCYAESGTHRERHKPFEEVLRMLDAVVANEGEADVMQLSGGEPTLHPQFWDILDAAKARPIKHVMVNTNGIVLAQDKAFVQRLASYAPGIEVYLQFDSLRAEVHRELRGADLSRIRRQALDNLNEAGLSTTLVVTLKKGLNDDEIGTIIDFALTQPCVRGVTLQPIQDAGRVQDYDPRLHRLTVSEIRRKIAEQSDLFTLQDVVPVPCNPDTLAMAYAIKTPERTVPLTRWLDPQTLVEGSGNTIVFERDEALRGAVKDQVFKLFSTNHSPESQANCLSELMCCLPLVSAPDTLRYDNVFRVLIVQFMDAYSLDVRALKKSCIHFAQPDGKMVPFESYNLLYRDGRKLDTIRTSIAAQFAQRAIPTTRAAIPIHALPQD
- a CDS encoding alpha/beta fold hydrolase, which produces MQFSEDRLDSFAGRAGATRTIHIWEPAQPPRAVLLALHGGMAHAGDWVTPALYLREHGYATAAYDLCGHAQGPRADIPDFDIFLEESALFLDWIRSAWPGLPVFVIGHSMGGLIATKLGLRLPPGAVAGFVLSSPYYVNAIPVPAPLRAAGVMLERLAPTMKVPLASLTDVLTHDAAITARHHRDEASGVRASEISVRFGQALQRAQRGLTLAGWAHPLYVVLAGQDRLADTAESGRLLSEVPPHLLTCRVEPDNYHENFNEIDRDAIFADIVAWLDTRLAG
- a CDS encoding pyridoxamine 5'-phosphate oxidase family protein, with amino-acid sequence MDSINRNQPEDNHRNLSGEKAIRQIKDIVDAAKSCFFVTAHGVRPMSVQKVDDGGNLWFLSANDSHKDEDIATNPVVRLYFQGSPHSHFLYLDGLASLSRDPAKIHELWSPELKTWFTEGESDPRIDVIKVAPTAGYYWDTKHGNLVSGMKILVGAAIGVTLDDSVEGTIQP
- a CDS encoding DUF1176 domain-containing protein yields the protein MILAALGAAAATAAAAPYRLNFEHRHWQLMCDNTRTCRALGYNAPDSASAAVALFLTRKAGPDQPVRAELFINEPDTGLTGPGRLTIGGQDAGTVTLAGEPATAVLSSAQADALLRALPGKDGKLMLTHGQRRWTVSDAGAAAMLLKMDEVQDRLGTPGAASRKGDRPESTVTPAPPAPVVLARPLPLLAFPPVPQMAALAAALRQDPLVANCEGLARGPHQQLQVGPLGAGKLLAEAVCDTRSRVTVRAYWIVNATPPYAPKLVADDVTELRDRMLYSVSASEQCGTGTVRAWDGRDFVVTSSWISGQCGRGFPHWTWQLPTFQATVRRQ
- a CDS encoding DUF1176 domain-containing protein, which gives rise to MHMILILLAACLAGAVRAAEPPDTGFLHKDWELSCDNTRTCRAAGYHVENKDDAAVSVLLTRKAGPDEPVTAQVQLGSYTEDDSANAAKAGVTTMKVDARPLGTVRIDPRTMTATLSAQQTEALIEALTKTGTPRWSNRGGSWTLSGAGATAVLLKMDEFQGRVGTPGALVRKGTKAEDSVLPALPAPVVVAAPVQKGKASLPRDAVKPLLAELRKGFDDGECEGLAAGAKAELEVEKLAPGKLLVSTQCWTGAYNAGFAYWVINAQPPYAPVLVTDQASGYANGTITAAQKGRGLGDCGSREQWTWDGRRFVQTLAETSGMCRLVAPGGPWNLPTLVTVVRKAK